A single window of Nicotiana sylvestris chromosome 3, ASM39365v2, whole genome shotgun sequence DNA harbors:
- the LOC104220355 gene encoding zinc finger CCCH domain-containing protein ZFN-like isoform X2, with translation MDESSSPWIFLCPKDLPLCHRLSAKALAAASMNGEYPERIGQLECQYYLKTGTCKFGATCKFHHPRDKAGIAGRVTLNVLGYPLRPNENECTYYMRTAQCKFGSTCKFHHPEPSNMMVSSRGSPVYPPGPSPTTPGQMSYPLSRASFISGARWQGSSSYAPLPVLQGVVSFPGFTYNGQLGSVSSAEGQQQTAGNSQVYGSSRSSDKATMGSEGMNSSYRVSSLPVGYYALQGENVFPERVGQPECQFYMKTGDCKFGAVCRFHHPRERLLPPPDCLLSPIGLPLRAGEPMCIFYSRYGICKFGPSCKFDHPMRVFTYNISASSSTDDPSVRRLLGSSSGTGALTLTSEGIVEAASTTPRRLSLLETRKMPPGDNNFDREG, from the exons ATGGATGAATCATCATCACCATGGATATTTCTGTGTCCGAAGGACCTCCCTCTTTGTCACCGTCTCTCCGCCAAG GCCCTTGCTGCAGCAAGTATGAACGGAGAGTATCCAGAAAGAATAGGACAACTAGAATGCCAG TACTACTTGAAGACTGGAACTTGCAAGTTTGGAGCCACATGCAAGTTTCACCATCCTAGAGACAAGGCTGGAATTGCTGGAAGAGTTACCCTAAATGTCTTGGGCTATCCACTTCGCCCG AATGAGAATGAATGTACATATTACATGAGAACTGCACAATGCAAGTTTGGAAGTACTTGTAAATTTCATCATCCCGAACCTTCTAACATGATGGTCTCTTCACGTGGTTCTCCTGTTTATCCTCCCGGTCCTTCTCCTACAACTCCTGGTCAGATGTCCTATCCCTTGTCCAGAGCTTCTTTTATTTCTGGTGCACGCTGGCAAGGTTCTTCAAGTTATGCACCACTGCCAGTGCTTCAGGGAGTGGTATCTTTTCCAGGATTTACATACAAT GGTCAGCTCGGCTCAGTTTCATCCGCTGAGGGCCAGCAACAGACAGCAGGAAACAGCCAGGTTTATGGGAGTTCACGTTCAAGTGATAAAGCAACCATGGGATCAGAAGGAATGAATTCCTCATATCGTGTCAGTTCTTTACCTGTGGGGTATTATGCATTACAGGGAGAAAATGTTTTTCCTGAACGAGTGGGCCAGCCTGAATGCCAGTTTTACATGAAGACCGGAGACTGTAAGTTTGGTGCTGTTTGTAGATTCCATCATCCAAGGGAAAGGCTCCTTCCTCCTCCTGATTGTCTGTTGAGTCCTATTGGTCTCCCTCTGCGCGCT GGAGAACCAATGTGTATTTTCTATTCCCGATATGGGATCTGCAAATTTGGACCGAGTTGCAAGTTTGACCACCCAATGCGGGTTTTCACTTATAATATATCAGCTTCATCTTCTACTGATGATCCTTCTGTTCGGCGTCTGTTGGGTTCATCGTCAGGAACTGGTGCGTTGACTTTGACTTCAGAAGGGATTGTTGAAGCAGCCTCCACAACACCCAGGCGATTATCATTATTAGAAACAAGAAAGATGCCACCTGGTGATAATAACTTTGACAGAGAGGGATGA
- the LOC104220355 gene encoding zinc finger CCCH domain-containing protein ZFN-like isoform X1 — protein MDISVSEGPPSLSPSLRQDSLWQMNLRSMESMESGPYPVREGESDCSYYIRTGLCRFGSTCQFNHPPNRKLALAAASMNGEYPERIGQLECQYYLKTGTCKFGATCKFHHPRDKAGIAGRVTLNVLGYPLRPNENECTYYMRTAQCKFGSTCKFHHPEPSNMMVSSRGSPVYPPGPSPTTPGQMSYPLSRASFISGARWQGSSSYAPLPVLQGVVSFPGFTYNGQLGSVSSAEGQQQTAGNSQVYGSSRSSDKATMGSEGMNSSYRVSSLPVGYYALQGENVFPERVGQPECQFYMKTGDCKFGAVCRFHHPRERLLPPPDCLLSPIGLPLRAGEPMCIFYSRYGICKFGPSCKFDHPMRVFTYNISASSSTDDPSVRRLLGSSSGTGALTLTSEGIVEAASTTPRRLSLLETRKMPPGDNNFDREG, from the exons ATGGATATTTCTGTGTCCGAAGGACCTCCCTCTTTGTCACCGTCTCTCCGCCAAG ACTCTTTATGGCAAATGAATTTGAGGTCAATGGAATCAATGGAGTCTGGACCTTATCCTGTTCGTGAAGGTGAATCAGATTGTTCTTATTACATCAGAACTGGTCTCTGCAGATTTGGATCAACTTGCCAATTCAACCATCCACCTAACAGGAAACTG GCCCTTGCTGCAGCAAGTATGAACGGAGAGTATCCAGAAAGAATAGGACAACTAGAATGCCAG TACTACTTGAAGACTGGAACTTGCAAGTTTGGAGCCACATGCAAGTTTCACCATCCTAGAGACAAGGCTGGAATTGCTGGAAGAGTTACCCTAAATGTCTTGGGCTATCCACTTCGCCCG AATGAGAATGAATGTACATATTACATGAGAACTGCACAATGCAAGTTTGGAAGTACTTGTAAATTTCATCATCCCGAACCTTCTAACATGATGGTCTCTTCACGTGGTTCTCCTGTTTATCCTCCCGGTCCTTCTCCTACAACTCCTGGTCAGATGTCCTATCCCTTGTCCAGAGCTTCTTTTATTTCTGGTGCACGCTGGCAAGGTTCTTCAAGTTATGCACCACTGCCAGTGCTTCAGGGAGTGGTATCTTTTCCAGGATTTACATACAAT GGTCAGCTCGGCTCAGTTTCATCCGCTGAGGGCCAGCAACAGACAGCAGGAAACAGCCAGGTTTATGGGAGTTCACGTTCAAGTGATAAAGCAACCATGGGATCAGAAGGAATGAATTCCTCATATCGTGTCAGTTCTTTACCTGTGGGGTATTATGCATTACAGGGAGAAAATGTTTTTCCTGAACGAGTGGGCCAGCCTGAATGCCAGTTTTACATGAAGACCGGAGACTGTAAGTTTGGTGCTGTTTGTAGATTCCATCATCCAAGGGAAAGGCTCCTTCCTCCTCCTGATTGTCTGTTGAGTCCTATTGGTCTCCCTCTGCGCGCT GGAGAACCAATGTGTATTTTCTATTCCCGATATGGGATCTGCAAATTTGGACCGAGTTGCAAGTTTGACCACCCAATGCGGGTTTTCACTTATAATATATCAGCTTCATCTTCTACTGATGATCCTTCTGTTCGGCGTCTGTTGGGTTCATCGTCAGGAACTGGTGCGTTGACTTTGACTTCAGAAGGGATTGTTGAAGCAGCCTCCACAACACCCAGGCGATTATCATTATTAGAAACAAGAAAGATGCCACCTGGTGATAATAACTTTGACAGAGAGGGATGA
- the LOC104220355 gene encoding zinc finger CCCH domain-containing protein ZFN-like isoform X3: MNGEYPERIGQLECQYYLKTGTCKFGATCKFHHPRDKAGIAGRVTLNVLGYPLRPNENECTYYMRTAQCKFGSTCKFHHPEPSNMMVSSRGSPVYPPGPSPTTPGQMSYPLSRASFISGARWQGSSSYAPLPVLQGVVSFPGFTYNGQLGSVSSAEGQQQTAGNSQVYGSSRSSDKATMGSEGMNSSYRVSSLPVGYYALQGENVFPERVGQPECQFYMKTGDCKFGAVCRFHHPRERLLPPPDCLLSPIGLPLRAGEPMCIFYSRYGICKFGPSCKFDHPMRVFTYNISASSSTDDPSVRRLLGSSSGTGALTLTSEGIVEAASTTPRRLSLLETRKMPPGDNNFDREG; the protein is encoded by the exons ATGAACGGAGAGTATCCAGAAAGAATAGGACAACTAGAATGCCAG TACTACTTGAAGACTGGAACTTGCAAGTTTGGAGCCACATGCAAGTTTCACCATCCTAGAGACAAGGCTGGAATTGCTGGAAGAGTTACCCTAAATGTCTTGGGCTATCCACTTCGCCCG AATGAGAATGAATGTACATATTACATGAGAACTGCACAATGCAAGTTTGGAAGTACTTGTAAATTTCATCATCCCGAACCTTCTAACATGATGGTCTCTTCACGTGGTTCTCCTGTTTATCCTCCCGGTCCTTCTCCTACAACTCCTGGTCAGATGTCCTATCCCTTGTCCAGAGCTTCTTTTATTTCTGGTGCACGCTGGCAAGGTTCTTCAAGTTATGCACCACTGCCAGTGCTTCAGGGAGTGGTATCTTTTCCAGGATTTACATACAAT GGTCAGCTCGGCTCAGTTTCATCCGCTGAGGGCCAGCAACAGACAGCAGGAAACAGCCAGGTTTATGGGAGTTCACGTTCAAGTGATAAAGCAACCATGGGATCAGAAGGAATGAATTCCTCATATCGTGTCAGTTCTTTACCTGTGGGGTATTATGCATTACAGGGAGAAAATGTTTTTCCTGAACGAGTGGGCCAGCCTGAATGCCAGTTTTACATGAAGACCGGAGACTGTAAGTTTGGTGCTGTTTGTAGATTCCATCATCCAAGGGAAAGGCTCCTTCCTCCTCCTGATTGTCTGTTGAGTCCTATTGGTCTCCCTCTGCGCGCT GGAGAACCAATGTGTATTTTCTATTCCCGATATGGGATCTGCAAATTTGGACCGAGTTGCAAGTTTGACCACCCAATGCGGGTTTTCACTTATAATATATCAGCTTCATCTTCTACTGATGATCCTTCTGTTCGGCGTCTGTTGGGTTCATCGTCAGGAACTGGTGCGTTGACTTTGACTTCAGAAGGGATTGTTGAAGCAGCCTCCACAACACCCAGGCGATTATCATTATTAGAAACAAGAAAGATGCCACCTGGTGATAATAACTTTGACAGAGAGGGATGA